Genomic DNA from Canis aureus isolate CA01 chromosome 32, VMU_Caureus_v.1.0, whole genome shotgun sequence:
AGGCATCCAGTCCCTAAGATCAGATCCCACACAACCCCCAGGCCCTGAGTTGctattcctcttcctctctgctctttGTGACCCTAGGAAGGAGACCCCTTGGGGCCTGGCCTGCAGCCAGGAGCAAGAACTACTAGCTGTGATTTGAGAATTGGGAGTTTGGCTAGTGTCTTAaggcccaggcaccccaaagaaaGCCCTGGTGGTGGGAGTGAACTTCAATGCCCCTATTTAAAATGCACTGATAACATTAAACAGATTAAGCCAGCTTAACCAAATGCCAGAGTAACACTAAGCTATAAAGAAGGAGGGGGTCAGACCTGGCTTCTCCAGGCCAGACACAAATGCACACAGAGGAGCCCAGGCAGAGTGTCGAAAAACAAGGACACAGCCCAGGGGCTGGAAAGCCTCTACTCAGGAGTCCCTGGGTTAacaggaagcaaagaaagaaaatacacaagtcttaaaaaccaaaaaagaaagccCAACAGCAGGGGAACCTGAGCCTGATGGTGCTGCCCACCAGCCCTCGCCCCTGGACCCAGACAGCCCCTCCCCCTCTAGGCAATGTCCTCCCCTAGGCTAGATAGAGCACGTCACACAGCGCAGTTTAAAAAGCTTCTAATGCCAGTTCATAAACATCTTCATTTACTATTGGTGATTACATGTGAATAATATGTTTATACTGTTCTTTATGGAAAACAATTTCAACGAGTCAACTCCAAGAACACAATAGGCAACCTTCACCCTGAGCCCCTCAGTGTCCTTCCCTAGACAGCAAGGAGCCCCCTTCTCTGTCCCAGGGCTGCCTAacttcccctcttcccccactGTGGCTCTTGGGCAAAGCATCCTCTATGACCATTAGTCCTCATCGGACAAGTTCTGGTCCAGGGGGTAAACCATGAACATCACATCTGGCCGAGAGGGAACACAGGGATGGCCTGGACGCACAATCTCAAAGCCCAAGAAGCTGAAGGTCTTCAGGAGTGGAGCTGCAGAAGAGTGTAAAAAGGATTCTGATGAGAAACACAAGGGTAGGTTCAATTcgagggaaaacaaaaaacaaagatggaatAAGCATGAGGCCTTCACTAGAGCCCCTGCAGGCAGGCACTCCCACCCCTAGGATTTCCCAGGATTTATACTGGCAAACTCAAGAGTCCTACTTCACTGAATAAGGAGGCCCTTACCCCTCACTCCTTCCTCACTGTCTGGGCAGTAGGTCTCAGGCTACTTTGATTTCTCACCTCTGTCTTCTCGGCCCTTCCTGAAGCAGATGAAGACGTAGTTCACTTTCATCTTCTCTTCAGCAAACTCTAGCAGTGCTAACAATCTGccagagacaaagaaaacaacTCAGGCCCACTACCACCTCTCTAGACTTCCCACCTACCCACCCTCAGAAAAACCTTCTCTGAGGCTTACAGCCAGCATTATAAATAGGGAACTGCCAGGGAGAAGCTTcctatttgaagagaaaaatagagcttcctatttttttttagaaaaagccaCAATCCAAAGAAAAATGTTACTGAATTATCTCTCTTCCTGGAATAAGGATTTTTCATCTGAAATTAATGCTAACCAACTTCACCAATGCAGTTCACAAGATAGTATGGGGCCTAGGAAAAGAACCTAGTTTTTCTCAGGGGTCTTCCAAAGTTGCCAAGTTTGATGACCACTTGCCACTGAGACAGATGGGACTCTGGGCCCTGACATGCCTAAAAGGATTTCCTCACAAGCTAGGGGCACTCAAGAGAACTCCAACTCTACAGCTGTGCCTTATATACCTGACTGCCTTGGAGGGCCTTGCCCAATCCAATAAAATCCCACTGTATCTCAGAGCTTCCTGCCCGTTTGAACTGCATCATTGTATGGCGGCTCAAGGGGACTTAACGTCTGCTGAAAAGAGTGAACCAGGGAGCGATTAAATGACCGATCTGGTTAATGTGATAATGATCGCCTTTAATTACAACCCACAGCAGGCCTGTTTTACTGGCTAAAAATAAGCTGTCACGAACTGGTATCAGCTTGGGAAACCTAGAGCTAGATAAGGTGGCAGACCTTCCCTGTTCATCTGTGAAGCCCAATGAGCACAGTCCCTTCTCTGGAATGgaccctccttccccttccccagcacTTGCTCCTTACCCTTCTTTGCTCCCATCAGCTAATAATCCATCTGGGATTTCTACAAACAGGCTCTGGCTGGACAGGACTGCATCCCAGGAAGAGACTTTCACCTCGGTGACCTCATACTGGAAGTGGACAATGTGAGGTTTTCCATCATTCACAGGGAGGTCCTGGGTCACAGTGAGCTTCTCGTCCTGGGAAGAGATCAGGTCAGACGACCAGGTCACTACTGCTCTAGCCACATCACAGGCTCCCTAACCTCAGTGGTCCTGGAGACTTCTAGGGCCAGTCTCAGGGTAGTATGGGATGAAGGGCATACTGAAAATGGAGAGCTGCATGCCAGCTAAATGGAGCCATCGTCACTCATCAACAAAGACCAGCTGATGGCAGCTAAAGGCCAGCATGACAGGAAGGGAAACATTTACCAGGTGTCCACTAGATGCCAAGTACTATGCAGGTGCTTTCCCATTTCTCAGTCACCATCAGAAGCATCTGAGGTAGTTATTAATATCCCCATTTAAACCTGAGATACTAGGGGCCCAGAACAATTAAGCAACTGACCCGGGGCTCCAGAGCTAGTAAATGACAGAGTTGAGATTCAAACCAGGTCTCCCAGACTCTAAACCCAAGTGTGTCCCACCAACACcaatctctttcccttctctctctgaaagagaaacagaacaaataaatgagGATATATGTGAGGCCTTGGCTGGAGCCCAGCTCAACCAAAGCCTGCTTCCAGGTAGACTACAGGTCCATGTTGTCTCCCTTGGGCACAACCTCAAGAGACCAGAACTCAGCCATCCTGCTACCCTTCAGTGCCAATCTTGAGAAGCTAAACCAACTTCTGGGCCTCAATCAGGAGATTAAAGGGCAGCAAAGAGCTGGCTACCCCAGCCCAAATCATTCTCAGAGCAGATTGCCAAGATTCTCTCAAGCTCCTGGGATGTTACCCTATGCTGCCAGGATGACAGATGATAGAGCTGCAAaaccccttctccttccccctcagcCCACCCCCAATTTCAATTAGGGATGAAAATCAAAATGCCTAACAGGCGTGGGCAACTGCTCCTCCCGGCCCTAGGTATTTCTCAAGAAAAACTtgagaaatttcaaaagaaaaaatgagaaatttcatcATTGAGAAATGATGCCCCCCTTCATCATTCTCCTTTCCACTCAGGACCCTGAACCGACACTGAAGTGCTGACCACCAAGCTAAGAAGATGGCAGCATTTGCTTAATGTAGATCTCCTCCTCCTGATACTCCCAAAAGCCACATCAGCCTCAGTTGAAGGAGTCCTTCTTGATTCCCCTACTGGCCTAAGACTAAAGGCAGCAATATCTGCCCTTAAGCACCAGCTGAGTGCAATCTGAGACTGCTGTGCTCCAAGCTTTCCACCCCAGAGTCCTCCTTACCTTATATATTAGAGCTGAGAGAGAAGGATCCCTGCCGCCCCCTCGCCCACCGGGGATCTTCGACAGTGGGTGAGGGGCATCAGGAGCACCACAGAGGCCCCGGAACAATGTGCCTGCAGCACTGGAGCTGGGGACAGTTACTCAAAGGCAAAATACTACTGCAAAAGACAGAGAAGGTAAGAACAGTAAACACCAAGACTTAAAGATTTAACACAACATCTCACTCCAACCTCTGCCCTGGCTCTCCCTAAGTGCTCTAAAGCTGTAccaggaccccccacccccacccccatcctttcAGCTTCACCTTCCAGACCTACTGCTGTGCTTCAAGAGCAGAGGGAGCCCCAGATGCGCTAAGGGAGCCCAGCTGGACATATCTGACCAGAGGAGCACCTGTTCAACATAAATCTCTGTGGCACTGGCGAACCCTGAGAGGAACCAGATTCTGGCTTCCCTTCAAGGCTTTAAAACCCTGTCCCCCCCGTCCCTTTCCTTATTCTGACAGTACTTCAACAACCTACGTGGCAATTTCAACACCTACACAGTCACTTCCGGCTGGAGAGGTATAGGAGTCTTAAGAGATCACATGGGCTAGGTACCTTGTCCCTGAGGAACTCCTTTTCCAACCACTTTTCCAATGACCTCCTCCCCAATCTAAACAAAAGACTTGGACAAGAAATCAATAACCCAAATCTCTCCAGGGTCAAGAAGTGAATTAAATCCAGGGATTTGGTTCTCAGAGAAGAGGTATACTGTAGTACACAGTATTATGGTCTGAGTTTGTCCCTGGTGTGCCACCAAATGTTGGGCTTCTTCGCCCTTCTTTGCTAGAATCTGACCTGAGCATGGGAGTTTAGGTAATACTGATACAATTAGAATGGACACTCAGGCATATGTCAGGGGTGGGCTGAGAGAAGGTATATTTGCTGGGAACTAAGGAAGCCAAtaatcagaattagaaaaataataataataataataataatcagaattAGAGGATGAAAGGCTCCTAAAGGAGTTCCTGGTCATCTCCAGGTGTGTGCCCTTACTGCCCGTCCTGATTTTCAGGTGGACCCAACAGGGCTCCAGATCTGTTCCACTGCCTTCTCTGAAATCTGATTAAGTGGTTCCTCAGGCTGAGCTGTAGCTCACTTCACAGGCCAATAGCCAGTGAAGCAGGGAAAGCAGCAGGCTGCCTGTGCATGTATACCACGAGTCAGCAACACACCCGTCCCATGGCCCCAACACCCCAGCCTCTAAGCAGCTTCGATGCAATGGAAGACATATGGGAGGGCCACTGCTGGGGTGTGCTAGAGCCAGCTCACACGACTGTGCCCATCTCTTCCCAACTGTGTGTTTAATAATGTCATGTTGGTAGCTCGAATAGGCCATAGGGgaagtatttacaccacagaaatcagCATATGACATAaatcaagggttttttttttccccctgaaagcCAGTTGTAATCTGATGCAAGGCACATTCTTCACACTTTTTGCTTTATGTGGCATGGCATACCAGATTTGAGTTTTTCACTTGGGCTCAGAGTGACAAAACAGAACTCACACCTACCATGGCAATGGTACAATAACCAAAGGGGCATCCAATTAAGATTCTCAGTACTCTAAGAGACCCATGTGAACATTCCAGCTGAGACAGGAAGTCCAAACCCATCATTGATCTAGCTCAGCTCCTCTTTCTCTCAAGGATTTCAACCAGGGGCCTGAAGTCACACTTAAAAATTTCATTGTGGGGCtcttgggtgcctcagttggttaaacatctgactcctgattttggctcaggtcatgatctcaggatcctggtaTCAAGCtgtgtcaggttccacactcagtggggagtccacttgagattctctctcctgcccctcccccagctggcactcatatacacacacacactcaatcttcaataaataaatcttttttaaaaagaaaaggaatttcatTGGGAGATGGGAGTTCCCAGGGAAGTATCTGTGGGCCTGGAGCAGCATCAACAACACCTGGGGTAAAAAAACACATGGCACCACCTCCTGCCTCCTCTAGAAAGCCTCAGGCCATCCTCACCACACCCCCCATTCTCAGCCTTGCCAACACAAACTAGCAGAAGGGGCATGATATATGTTATTTTCACGGAGGGACTTCTTTTCTTCTAGGGACAATGAATGATTATCATCCCCCTATTCCAATGTGTTAAGGGACAGAATAGTGTTCAGGCCAGAATAAATTAAGCAGGGGCTTCCCTAAGAAAGGTATatacacccacccccacctcccaccccacccccccacacacacgaCATGGTTCTGTTCCCATTCCCTGGTGACCACTTTGGGTCTTTGTTGAGGTTCTTGCAGTAACACCAGGAAGCCTGGGCCACTGAAGAAAGCTGGCTTGCAATGTATTAGTCAGTGGAGCTACCCAAGAACTGGCAAACTTCTCTGGAGTAGACGAGATATGGCCTTGGATACCAGAACTACATAGGTTCACAAAACCACCAGATCACCTTGCAGTACTAGAATTCTGGTGCTAACCTCAGACTCCCATTCCCAGAAAATTGTGcctccctgtttgtttttttcctccctggtTCTAGATGAGAGCACATCCAACCTGATAGCCATTCCAACCACCATCTTCATTATGGGCTAATTTTTACTTGCAAATGGCAGAAGCAATGGGGCCAATCTACTAGAAAGATCAGAATAAggtgggttttcctttttttagatcCAGAATCCCCTTTGTCTCCTAGAAATAATCCCTAGGGCCTGCCCTATGTTTAGCCCTAACCCATGCGCTCACTCAAGTAAATGCAAGAAGTCTATCCCATGGTAACAAACCATTTATTTCCCCACTCTTACACACAAGGATCCTGGAAATTCCTCCTCATCCCCAACAAAGTCTGCACAAGAGCAAGTGTCTCTGTGAGTGAGGATGGAAGGGTTTTTCAGGTCCCCATCCTGGGATCCACTTCCCTAAGAGAAACAGCTAAGGTTTAGAATAAATTTAGTAGACTGGAGTTCACAATCAACAATTATCACCCATCATAATGGTCTGCTTTCTGTTATTTGCTGTGAATGGCAAATTGCTTCTCTTTCAAAAAGCTTGATTGTCATTTCTGAAGTGAGAAGGACAGGGAGATGGGTACATATGTGGTAAAGAAATTAAGGGCATGatcagcaattaggcaagaaaaataaataaaaggtaccTTGTCACTAGTTGTAGAGGACATgctactatatatataaaaaaaccccAGTACCTCCACCAAAAACCTTAAGAATAAATCAGTTTAGTaaggttacaggatacaaaatcaatttacaaaaagctgttgcatttatatatactaataacaaactaccagaaggagaaattaagaaaataatcctatttacaattgcattaaaaaaaaaaaaaatggatgcctgggtggctctgtggttgagctgcctttggctcaggttatgatcccagggtcctggcatcaggctccctgctttttttttttttaagattttatttatttattcatgagagacacagagagagagagagagagaggcagagacacaggcagagggagaagcaggctccacgcagggaaccctacgtgggactcgatcctgggtctccaggatcacgccctaggctgtaggtggtgctaagccactgagccatgggggctgcccaggctccctgcttcttgctcaccctatgtctttgcctctctgtgtgtctctcatgaataaataaaatctttaaaaaaaaatatttagggacacctgggtggctcagcacttgagcatctgtctttggctcaggtcgtgatctcaaggtcctgggatcaagtcccacatcaggctccctgcatggagcctgcttctccccctctgcctctgtctctcatgaagaaataaataaatctttacgaaataaaaaatatatatatttaggactAAATTgaaccaaggaagtaaaaaaaactgtactctgaaaactgtaagacattgatgaaagaaacggAGATACAAACAAATGCAAAGATATACCATGACATGAACTGGAACAATATTGTTAAAacgtccatactacccaaagcaatcaaaAACTCCGTGCAagctctatcaaaataccaatggcatttttcacagaactagaacaaataatcttaaaagtttGTATGGTACCACAAAAgagcccaaatagccaaagcaatcttgagactcaaaaacaaagctgaaggcatcacattCTCAGATTTCAAAGTatactacaaagttatagtaTTCAAAGcggtatggtattggcacaaaaagagatacatagatcagtggaacataatagagagcccagaaataaacccacacacatatatttaattaatctatgacaaagggggcacctgggtggctcagcagttgagcatctgccttcagctcaaggcacgatcctggggtcctgggattgagtcccacatcgggctccccacggggagcctgcttctccctctgcctatgcctctgtgtatctcttatatttatttataaataaaatctttaaaaaatatctgacaaaggaagcaaaaatatacaatggagaaaagatggtctcttcaaaaaatggtgttgggaaaactggacacttaaatgcaaaagaataaaactggaccactttctcatgccatacacaaaactaaattcaagatggattaaagacttaaatgtaaaacatgaaactataaaatacctagaaaatgTAGCAGTAAGCTCTTCATTAGTCTTAGCACTATTTTCCTGTATCTGCCTCCTTAGGCAaggacaataaaagcaaaaataaacaaatgggactacatagAACTAAAAAGCTTGCAAAGGaaactcaacaaaacaaaaaggcaaccgagtgaatggatgaaaatattcgcaaatgatatatccaataagggattaacatccaaaatatataaagaactcatacaaggtcacctggctgacttagtggagcatgcaactcttgatctcagggtcaggagttcaagccccacagtgggtataaagtaaaaaactaaaatctaaaaaacaaaaaaacaactcctATGACTCAATAtcaaaaaataatctgatttttaaaaaggcagaggaagggtgtctgggtggctcagttgagcatctgactcttgatttcagctcaggttatgatctcagggtcgtgggatcaagcaccaaatcgggctctgcactcagtggggactctgttgaggatttttttttttttttaagattttatttatttattcatgagagaggcagagacacaggccgagggagaagcaggctccctgcaggaagcccgatgtgggactgatcctgggactctaggatcacaccctgggcagaatgcaggcactcaatcactgagccacccaggcatccctgcttgaGGATTtgtttccctctgctcctacccccactcatgctctctaaaacaaataaataaatcttttttaaaaaatgagcagagggccTCAGCAGGCattcccaaagaagatattcagatgcccaacaggcatatgaaaagatgctcaacatcactaatcatcagggaaatgcaagtcaaaaccagtGATACGTCACCTCATATCTGCCAGAATGGCCAgtatcaaaatgacaagaaataagtgttggtggcTAAGTctgttgagcagccaactcttggatttcagctcaggtcatgaccttagggttgAGACTGGGCCTCTCctccagcatggaacctgcttgagattctctctccctctcactccccttctcttaaaaaaaaagagggcagcccagtggctcagtggtttagcgccgccttcagcccagggcctgatcctggagacccagaattgagtcccatgttgggctccctgcatggggcctgcttctccctctgcctgtgtctctgcctgtctctctccttcccccctcccccacaccgtgtgtgtgtctcatgaataaatgaataaaatctttaagaaaaaaagaaaaaataaacagtgagaacgtggagaaaaaaaggaacctttgtgcactgttggtaggaatgcaaactggtgcggtTATCATGAAATagattatggggatccctgggtggcgcagcggtttagcgcctgcctttggcccagggcgcgatcctggagacccgggattgaatcccacatcgggctcccggtgtatggagcctgcttctccctctgcctgtgtctctgcctctctctctctctctctctctctctctccctctctctgtgactatcataaataaattaattaatttttaaaaaattaaaaaaaaaaagaaatagattatggaggttcctcaaaaaattaaaaatacaactaccataagatccagcaattccacttctagatatttatctgaaaaaaaatgaaaatattaattcaaaaagatacccTATGTTCATCACACCATTATTTATGAAGGCCAAGATACAGAAACTGTCCAGCAATATATGaatgaagatgtggtgtatatatacacaatggtaTACTACTCGgccatgaaaaagaagaaatcttaccCTTTGTGAGAACACGGATAAACCTAAAGGGCATGACACTAAGTGAGATacgtgagacagagaaagaccaatacttTATGATTTCAGTTATGCACAGAATCtaaaggaacaaaacagaaacagacttatACAGAGAACTGACAATTGCCAGAGGATTaaacaggtgaagaggattaaaaggtacaaccctccatttacaaaataaataagacctaTAATGTAAGACacaggaaatatagtcaataatattgtaacaactttgtatggtgattCATGGTaccattttgtaatgtatataaatactaaatcacctgaaactaatacaacatagcatatcagttatttttcaacttaaaagAATAGGGgaacctggctgactcagttggtagagcatgactcttgatcacagggtcatgagttcaagccccacattgggggcagagattactttaaaataattattaaaaaaaaaaaaaagccttctgttCGTGTATTGACTTTAGTCTTCAAAATGGTATGCCACCAATTTCAACAGAGAACAGTGAATCTTGCAGGaacttttgcacagtgaaagTAGCTTCTAAACACAGGCCCTTCTGTCATAAGATCCAAAGCAGATTAGGTTTTGTATTCAGTAAAGTTGTGTTTCTACTGGTTCCAATGCCCAgctttttccattccttcctcaAATCTTGCTCACTCCAGTAAGGGGCAGGCATAGTTTAATCTTTACCATCAAAAAGAGGACTTAAGCTCAGTCTAGAGACTGAAAAGATCAGACTCATTAAGAAGTATCAAATGTTATCAGACTAAACCCAAACAGCTGGGCTGGTCTTGcttttggagaagaaaaaaatatatcacgcTGGAAATGAGGGTGTCAAGTATCCAACTCAGTTCAGAAGAAAGATGGGAGATTAGAGCCTATCTGTTAgtgccttttattttctcagttgttATCAGACATGCCCTTGGAAACACTCCTCAGGATACATGAGTGCTACCAACACATCATATCCTGCTGCCTCTAATTCAAAGCATTCTGTGAAACTGCTGCCTGAAATGTCCTTAGCAAGTTATAATTTCATACACTGGTTACAGACAGGCAGGGTATATAGCAGATGTATTCCTGGGGAGTGTTGCTAGTAAATCAAATTTTTATAAttcaaatcctatttttaaatctttagggTACTTACTATTTAAAGAAAGGAACTTAAATCTCTTGATAGAGGATCTCCTGTTAGAGAATCTCCTGTTAAAGAATCACTTCCAGTTGACTTTgtcagttttgatttttatatttactgtGCTCAAAGCAGGGGACGGCCTGCTACATAGAGATTTAATATAATTCTGTGGCTAAGTCCTATTCAGCTACATCTAACAAATATGTGGATTCATATTCTCCTTAATATACTTTTGATTGTGTTTCACTTGAATCAGTGGCCTGAGCTTGCCACTTTCTTCTCTCTGGTTTCCATTACCTGTCAGGGTCGGGGCATATAGCCTTGGTATTATTACCTACCTTGTGGTATTCAAgggaaaagacataaaaaaaccACATTCCCAAGCTTCTACATTCACTCCCCTCT
This window encodes:
- the OAZ2 gene encoding ornithine decarboxylase antizyme 2, which encodes MQMRPGGRRRALGPRPDRDLARRDRPRARDPTPTLSSTYPLPAPPPPTLSRAAEDDKHPGQDEKLTVTQDLPVNDGKPHIVHFQYEVTEVKVSSWDAVLSSQSLFVEIPDGLLADGSKEGLLALLEFAEEKMKVNYVFICFRKGREDRAPLLKTFSFLGFEIVRPGHPCVPSRPDVMFMVYPLDQNLSDED